From one Gammaproteobacteria bacterium genomic stretch:
- a CDS encoding complex I NDUFA9 subunit family protein translates to MRSKTICLLGGTGFVGHHLSAALTQAGYSVLVPTRHRERHRSLLVLPGVTVVDANIHDEPTLTRLLKDCGAVINLVAILNEHRRGDFEQVHVELPKKILRACHANGISRLIHMSALNANTTQGSSAYLRSKGKGEDLVHAATDMQVTSFRPSIIFGQDDHFFNRFATLLRTLPVMPIACPDSRMAPVFVGDVVTAIVKSLNDKTTFGQRYELCGPEVFTLQDLVTYTARLIKSKRRLLPLGDGLSALQGRVLGRLPGKLFTYDNYLSLQTPAVCGQPFPPQFGIQPATVDSIVPLYIAGRDLRGRYDYMRRQAARDAE, encoded by the coding sequence ATGCGCAGCAAAACGATTTGCCTTCTGGGGGGTACCGGTTTTGTCGGCCACCACCTCAGCGCCGCCCTGACCCAGGCCGGATATTCGGTATTGGTCCCGACCCGTCACCGCGAGCGCCATCGATCGCTGTTGGTATTGCCGGGCGTGACCGTGGTCGATGCCAATATTCACGACGAACCGACCCTGACCCGCCTGCTCAAAGACTGTGGCGCAGTGATCAATCTGGTGGCGATTCTCAATGAACACCGGCGCGGCGATTTCGAGCAGGTACACGTCGAGCTGCCGAAAAAAATCCTCCGCGCCTGCCATGCGAATGGCATCTCGCGCCTGATCCACATGAGCGCGCTCAATGCCAACACAACCCAAGGTAGCAGCGCCTACCTGCGCAGCAAGGGCAAGGGCGAAGACCTGGTTCACGCCGCCACTGACATGCAGGTCACCAGTTTCCGGCCGTCAATCATCTTTGGGCAGGACGATCATTTCTTCAATCGCTTTGCGACGCTGCTCCGCACGCTGCCAGTGATGCCGATCGCCTGCCCCGATAGCCGGATGGCGCCGGTGTTCGTCGGCGATGTAGTCACTGCAATTGTAAAATCGTTGAATGACAAAACCACCTTCGGCCAGCGTTATGAACTCTGTGGCCCGGAAGTGTTTACCCTGCAAGATCTGGTGACCTATACCGCCCGCTTGATCAAGAGCAAGCGTCGTCTGCTGCCGTTGGGCGATGGTCTGTCGGCGCTGCAAGGCCGCGTACTGGGAAGGTTGCCCGGCAAGCTGTTCACTTACGACAATTATCTGAGCCTGCAAACACCTGCTGTCTGCGGCCAGCCGTTTCCGCCGCAGTTTGGCATTCAGCCCGCCACCGTCGACAGCATTGTGCCGCTCTACATCGCGGGCCGTGATCTGCGCGGCCGTTATGATTACATGCGCCGTCAGGCGGCGCGTGATGCTGAGTAA
- a CDS encoding multifunctional CCA addition/repair protein, translated as MKIYQVGGAVRDQLLGLPVQDRDWVVVGATPEMMLTQGYQPVGKDFPVFLHPQTHEEYALARTERKTAPGYTGFAFHADPSVTLEDDLLRRDLTINAMALDENGNLIDPYHGQRDLAQKILRHVSPAFVEDPVRILRLARFAARFAPLGFSIADETITLMQTMVANGEVDALVPERVWAECQRALGEAQPSAFITTLHECGALKKLMPEIDALFGVPQTAHHHPEIDTGIHTLMVIDQAARLWRDPIIVCAALLHDLGKATTPKTELPQHIAHETRGLPLIRQLCQRLRVPNDYRDLALIVGQYHLHSHRAAELRADTTVDLLQKTDAFRRPERFEQFLRACEADSRGRGGREDTPYPQADLLRRALAAAQAVDTTAITTQGLIGPAIAEAIRQARIKAVTAIKF; from the coding sequence GTGAAGATATATCAGGTCGGCGGCGCCGTCAGAGATCAACTCCTCGGCTTGCCGGTACAGGATCGCGACTGGGTCGTCGTCGGCGCCACGCCGGAGATGATGCTGACGCAAGGCTATCAGCCCGTCGGCAAGGACTTCCCGGTGTTTCTTCATCCACAAACACACGAGGAATATGCCCTCGCCCGTACCGAGCGCAAGACCGCGCCCGGCTACACCGGCTTTGCCTTTCATGCCGACCCATCAGTCACGCTGGAAGACGATCTGCTACGCCGTGATCTCACTATCAACGCCATGGCGCTGGATGAAAATGGCAACCTGATCGATCCTTACCACGGCCAGCGCGATTTAGCGCAAAAGATTTTGCGTCATGTATCACCGGCTTTTGTCGAAGACCCGGTGCGCATCCTGCGCTTAGCCAGATTTGCCGCCCGCTTTGCACCACTAGGATTCTCCATCGCCGATGAAACCATCACCTTGATGCAAACGATGGTCGCCAACGGCGAGGTCGATGCCCTGGTACCAGAACGGGTGTGGGCCGAATGCCAACGCGCACTGGGCGAGGCGCAACCCTCGGCCTTCATCACCACGCTGCATGAGTGCGGCGCTTTGAAAAAACTGATGCCGGAAATTGACGCCCTGTTCGGCGTACCGCAAACCGCGCATCACCATCCGGAGATCGATACCGGCATCCACACCTTGATGGTCATCGATCAGGCGGCGCGCCTGTGGCGCGACCCGATCATTGTCTGCGCCGCCTTGCTGCACGATCTCGGCAAGGCCACCACGCCCAAGACAGAATTACCGCAACACATCGCCCACGAAACGCGCGGCTTGCCCTTGATTCGCCAGCTCTGCCAACGGCTGCGCGTGCCTAACGATTATCGCGACCTGGCCTTGATCGTCGGCCAATATCATCTGCATAGTCACCGCGCCGCTGAATTGCGCGCCGATACCACCGTCGATTTATTACAAAAGACCGACGCCTTCCGCCGCCCGGAACGGTTTGAACAATTCCTGCGCGCCTGCGAGGCCGACAGTCGTGGTCGTGGCGGCCGCGAAGACACGCCGTATCCCCAAGCCGATTTGTTGCGACGTGCACTCGCCGCCGCACAGGCAGTAGACACCACCGCCATCACCACGCAAGGACTCATCGGCCCCGCCATCGCCGAAGCCATCCGCCAGGCGCGCATCAAGGCTGTGACTGCCATTAAATTCTAA
- a CDS encoding DUF3579 domain-containing protein, translating to MQFSSDSTNLIITGVQDNNSKFRPSDWAERLSSLWAEFGRDQKLRYSSKIYPCMIGDDVCLIVAKSLGQQDPSGYEFILNFARENQLKIQEDRRENSSPTSNEQRKNDWNYNHFIPNH from the coding sequence ATGCAGTTCAGCAGTGACAGCACGAATCTGATTATCACCGGCGTTCAGGACAACAACAGCAAGTTCCGCCCCAGCGACTGGGCCGAGCGCCTGTCCTCATTGTGGGCCGAATTTGGCCGCGACCAGAAACTACGCTATTCCAGTAAGATATATCCCTGCATGATCGGAGATGATGTCTGCCTGATCGTCGCCAAAAGCCTGGGCCAGCAAGACCCCTCTGGTTATGAGTTTATTCTCAATTTTGCCCGCGAAAACCAGCTCAAGATCCAGGAGGACCGGCGCGAAAACTCATCGCCGACCAGCAATGAGCAGCGGAAAAATGACTGGAATTACAACCACTTCATCCCCAATCATTGA
- a CDS encoding YdcH family protein, with protein sequence MYGVRHPLVTEFPDHTSTISQMKTNDPQFARLMSEYDQTDKRIYGLERASLPAADNYVEGLKKRRVLLKDRIYSMLTQQR encoded by the coding sequence ATGTACGGAGTACGTCACCCTTTAGTTACAGAATTTCCTGATCACACCTCAACGATCAGCCAAATGAAAACCAATGACCCGCAATTTGCGCGCCTGATGTCGGAGTATGACCAAACCGACAAGCGCATTTATGGCCTGGAACGAGCGAGCCTACCAGCTGCAGACAATTACGTGGAGGGATTAAAGAAACGTCGAGTACTTCTGAAGGACCGGATTTATTCGATGCTCACTCAGCAACGCTGA
- a CDS encoding DUF3108 domain-containing protein, giving the protein MSMTDLHPTKLSPWAFVLSLAAHFFLIAPQLHFTALSFDEPKIIKASLVALPKLQPVMPSTSAKPVNPAKQKKGAPPPPVATHQPAMNTAGAENISPVAEPPPSSPSATSIAAGEASGIPAVAKEEPKPAPSAGTTPTPAQETKPIPHPSSVNVEIEFALYKGTNGLKVGRATHTWQITNDTYLIRNVIEATGIFAMIRSGQLVQTSQGKVTGSGLEPDVFSDQRGPMADNIFSSLFDRQHQTLTYGRASEMTTVALPPQTQDQLSFIYQFVLQAPFTGTVQFSMTNGRKVDTYAYQVIGEETLETGLGKLQTLHLSKVRQPNEDGAEAWLAKDHQYLPVKIRLTDRNGGVAEQIVTAIRAK; this is encoded by the coding sequence ATGAGCATGACCGATCTCCACCCAACCAAGCTCTCGCCCTGGGCGTTCGTTTTGTCGCTGGCGGCGCATTTCTTTTTGATCGCCCCCCAGCTCCATTTCACCGCCCTGTCTTTTGATGAGCCCAAAATCATCAAGGCAAGCCTGGTGGCACTGCCCAAACTGCAACCCGTCATGCCGTCGACCTCCGCAAAACCAGTGAACCCAGCGAAGCAAAAAAAGGGGGCGCCGCCTCCACCAGTAGCCACTCATCAACCCGCCATGAACACAGCTGGCGCGGAGAATATCTCGCCTGTTGCTGAACCTCCGCCGTCTTCTCCTAGCGCGACATCGATCGCTGCCGGCGAAGCCTCTGGCATCCCCGCAGTGGCCAAGGAAGAGCCCAAGCCAGCCCCCAGCGCCGGGACGACACCAACACCCGCGCAAGAAACAAAACCGATACCACACCCATCATCGGTCAATGTTGAAATTGAATTCGCCTTGTACAAAGGCACAAACGGGTTGAAAGTCGGCAGAGCCACACACACCTGGCAAATCACGAATGATACTTATCTCATTCGCAACGTCATCGAAGCCACGGGCATTTTTGCCATGATCAGATCGGGACAACTGGTGCAAACCAGCCAGGGCAAGGTCACGGGCAGCGGCCTGGAGCCCGACGTCTTTTCCGATCAGCGCGGCCCAATGGCAGACAATATATTTAGCTCCCTGTTTGACCGCCAACATCAGACCCTCACCTATGGCCGGGCGTCGGAAATGACCACTGTCGCGCTACCGCCACAGACTCAGGATCAGCTTTCTTTTATTTATCAATTCGTGCTGCAAGCCCCATTCACCGGGACGGTGCAATTTTCAATGACCAATGGCAGAAAGGTCGATACTTACGCCTATCAGGTCATCGGCGAAGAAACGCTGGAGACTGGACTGGGGAAATTACAAACATTACACCTGAGCAAGGTTCGCCAACCCAATGAAGATGGCGCGGAAGCCTGGCTGGCAAAAGATCACCAATATCTACCGGTGAAGATCAGGCTCACTGACAGAAATGGCGGAGTGGCGGAACAGATAGTCACTGCAATCCGGGCAAAGTAG
- a CDS encoding nucleotidyltransferase family protein — translation MKAMILAAGRGERMRPLTDHTPKPLLEVGGRRLIEYHILRLAAIGVRELVINLAHLGAQIEQTLGNGARYGVKIQYSAETEALETGGGIFKALPLLGDAPFIIVNGDVWTDFPFEHLLQAPRSLAHLVLVDNPLQHPKGDFVLQQQRVMADGEAKLTYSGIAVFDPKLFAGCQAGRFPLAPLLRAAMARGDVSGEHYRGEWWDVGTPERLQALDRKLRGKES, via the coding sequence ATGAAAGCAATGATTCTAGCCGCAGGCCGTGGCGAGCGTATGCGGCCGTTGACCGATCACACGCCCAAGCCATTGTTGGAAGTGGGTGGTCGGCGTTTGATCGAGTATCACATCCTGAGGCTCGCTGCGATCGGGGTGCGTGAGTTGGTGATCAATCTTGCGCACCTGGGTGCGCAGATCGAACAGACGCTGGGCAATGGCGCGCGTTATGGTGTGAAAATTCAATATTCCGCTGAAACAGAGGCGCTGGAAACGGGGGGTGGTATTTTCAAGGCCTTGCCGTTGCTGGGCGATGCACCGTTCATCATCGTGAATGGTGATGTCTGGACCGATTTTCCTTTTGAGCATTTGTTACAGGCGCCGCGTTCATTGGCGCATCTGGTGCTGGTCGATAATCCACTGCAGCATCCCAAGGGCGATTTTGTGTTGCAGCAACAACGCGTGATGGCCGACGGTGAAGCCAAGCTCACCTATAGCGGTATCGCAGTCTTTGATCCAAAATTGTTTGCCGGTTGCCAGGCTGGACGTTTTCCATTAGCCCCTTTGTTGCGGGCGGCGATGGCTCGCGGCGATGTCAGTGGCGAACATTATCGCGGCGAGTGGTGGGATGTGGGGACGCCGGAGCGGTTGCAAGCATTGGATCGAAAATTGCGCGGCAAGGAAAGTTAA
- a CDS encoding NAD(P)-dependent glycerol-3-phosphate dehydrogenase, giving the protein MGASGNSLPRVPTLVLGAGSWGTALAVLLARNGQPTSLWGRDAAQLAQLAASGCNQRYLPGIQLPSALRISHELSAVAQVRDFLLAVPSHAFRSTLEQIVPFLKLDSRLIWATKGFEPESGKLLHQIAVDVLGGRYPVAVISGPTFAAEVAKGLPTAVTIASPSAEFAAELALRLRSDSFRAYTSQDMVGVEVGGAVKNVLAIAAGISDGLGFGANARAALITRGLSEVMRLGVALGGQRETLMGLAGLGDLVLTCTDDQSRNRRFGLALGRGEDLAAARRSIAQVIEGASAAQEARRLAQTLGIDMPITEQVYQVLYHGRSPREAVGLLLQRDLKSEQK; this is encoded by the coding sequence ATGGGTGCTTCTGGCAATTCGCTGCCGCGGGTTCCGACGTTAGTATTGGGGGCCGGTTCCTGGGGAACGGCGCTGGCGGTTTTGCTGGCGCGCAACGGACAGCCGACCTCGCTCTGGGGGCGTGATGCTGCGCAACTGGCGCAACTGGCCGCAAGTGGTTGCAATCAGCGGTATCTTCCGGGAATTCAATTGCCATCTGCGCTGCGTATCAGTCATGAGCTATCGGCCGTGGCGCAAGTACGGGATTTTCTACTGGCAGTGCCGAGTCATGCCTTCCGTTCTACCTTGGAACAAATCGTCCCCTTTTTAAAACTGGACTCGCGCCTGATCTGGGCAACCAAAGGGTTTGAGCCCGAGAGTGGCAAGCTGTTGCATCAGATCGCGGTCGATGTGCTGGGTGGGCGTTATCCGGTGGCAGTGATTTCGGGGCCGACCTTCGCGGCGGAAGTGGCCAAGGGTTTGCCGACGGCAGTGACAATTGCCTCGCCTAGCGCCGAGTTCGCGGCAGAGTTGGCGTTACGTTTGCGCAGCGATAGTTTTCGCGCCTACACCTCGCAAGATATGGTGGGCGTTGAGGTCGGCGGCGCGGTCAAAAACGTACTCGCGATTGCTGCCGGGATCAGCGATGGCCTGGGTTTCGGTGCCAATGCCCGTGCCGCGTTAATTACGCGTGGATTGAGTGAAGTGATGCGGCTGGGCGTGGCGCTCGGTGGCCAGCGCGAGACCTTAATGGGGTTGGCTGGTTTGGGTGATCTGGTGCTGACTTGCACCGATGATCAGTCGCGCAATCGACGTTTTGGTTTGGCGCTGGGGCGTGGCGAAGATCTGGCAGCGGCGCGGCGCAGTATCGCGCAAGTCATCGAAGGCGCCTCGGCAGCGCAGGAGGCACGGCGTTTGGCGCAGACGCTGGGGATTGACATGCCGATCACCGAACAGGTGTATCAAGTGCTTTATCATGGCCGTTCGCCACGCGAGGCAGTGGGGCTATTATTGCAGCGAGATCTGAAATCCGAACAAAAATAG
- the secB gene encoding protein-export chaperone SecB codes for MSEANQVQGRFGIQKVYVKDLSFEAPNTPAIFAEQKWEPEVNVQLNTRVENVGPAVHEVVLTVTVTAKMGDKTAYLAEVQQAGIFQADGFEQSQMGHLLGSFCPGILFPYVREAVSDLVTRGGFPQMLLAPVNFDLIYTQHLQQQQQAVGAAH; via the coding sequence ATGTCAGAAGCAAATCAAGTCCAGGGCCGGTTTGGCATTCAAAAGGTTTACGTTAAAGACCTTTCCTTCGAAGCGCCCAATACCCCGGCAATCTTCGCCGAGCAAAAATGGGAGCCGGAGGTTAATGTGCAGCTCAACACCCGTGTTGAAAATGTCGGTCCGGCCGTGCATGAAGTGGTGCTGACCGTGACGGTGACCGCCAAAATGGGTGACAAGACTGCGTATCTTGCCGAGGTGCAACAAGCGGGTATTTTTCAGGCCGACGGTTTTGAGCAATCGCAAATGGGTCACTTGCTTGGCAGTTTTTGTCCCGGCATTCTCTTCCCTTATGTGCGCGAAGCGGTCTCTGATCTTGTAACGCGCGGCGGCTTCCCGCAAATGTTGCTGGCGCCGGTCAATTTCGATCTCATCTATACCCAGCATCTGCAACAACAGCAACAGGCCGTAGGCGCTGCACATTAA
- a CDS encoding rhodanese-like domain-containing protein, producing MGRFFEFVGNHPWLVTALVMTVVALLINESRRHLLGFKEVSPNEAVRLMNREEAVVLDVREDGEYKEGHIINARHIPVGVLESRCNELESLKEKPLIVYCRTGQRAAKASAILQRQGFKSVYKLNGGIMAWTGANMPVSKG from the coding sequence ATGGGACGTTTTTTTGAATTTGTCGGTAATCACCCGTGGTTGGTGACAGCTTTGGTGATGACTGTTGTTGCGTTGTTGATAAATGAATCGCGGCGTCATTTGCTGGGGTTCAAGGAAGTGAGTCCCAACGAGGCTGTGCGGCTGATGAATCGCGAAGAGGCCGTGGTGCTCGATGTGCGTGAGGATGGTGAGTACAAGGAAGGCCATATTATCAATGCCCGTCATATACCCGTGGGCGTACTCGAGTCGCGTTGCAATGAGCTGGAATCGCTGAAAGAAAAGCCGCTAATCGTGTATTGCCGTACCGGGCAACGTGCCGCCAAGGCCAGCGCAATCTTGCAGCGGCAAGGATTTAAATCCGTTTATAAATTGAATGGCGGGATCATGGCCTGGACTGGCGCCAATATGCCGGTGAGCAAGGGTTAA
- a CDS encoding winged helix-turn-helix transcriptional regulator, whose product MPKRMDDGDGQGGLIYRDEDIDRAARSLKAMSHPLRLKILCTVGDQEVNVQDIVEQVGTSQSNISQHLAILRDKDILACRKDANRVYYRISDRRTLQLISMMREIFCTE is encoded by the coding sequence ATGCCTAAAAGAATGGATGATGGAGATGGGCAAGGAGGATTGATATACCGGGACGAGGACATTGATCGCGCTGCGCGCTCATTGAAGGCGATGTCGCATCCGCTACGGCTCAAGATTCTCTGTACGGTGGGGGATCAAGAAGTCAATGTGCAGGACATCGTCGAGCAAGTCGGTACTTCGCAAAGCAACATCTCCCAGCATCTGGCTATTTTACGGGATAAGGACATTTTGGCCTGCCGTAAGGATGCCAATCGTGTATATTATCGCATCAGCGATCGCCGTACTTTGCAGTTGATCAGTATGATGCGTGAGATCTTTTGTACTGAATAG
- a CDS encoding 2,3-bisphosphoglycerate-independent phosphoglycerate mutase, whose protein sequence is MPNAPKPLTLIVLDGWGYSEDPSSNAIAHAKTPVWDKLWASYPRSLLTCSGAEVGLPSDQMGNSEVGHLNLGAGRVVYQEFTRISRAIKTGSFFTNHTLTNAVDQAIANGKALHILGLLSPGGVHSHEEHIQAMARLATQRGAREVYLHAFLDGRDTAPKSAASSLKAMEQVFTECGAGRIASVIGRYYAMDRDHRWPRIQAAYELITNGKGEFTTPNVLSALEAAYSRGETDEFVKATAIIPAGKAPVTINDGDVVIFMNYRSDRARQIARAFAEDDFPGFDRGTRPKLGAFVSLTEYQSDLPVPTAFPPERLGNSFGEYIARCGLRQLRIAETEKYAHVTFFFNGGEEKVFPGEDRILVPSPNVATYDLQPEMSAVELTDKLVAAIESGKYDAIICNYANPDMVGHTGNFDAAVKAIETIDLCLGRVIAALQKVGGEALITADHGNAERMRDTETGQAHTAHTHNPVPFIYVGRAATPCNGRGSLADVAPTMLYLMGLAAPSEMSGHPLMILQ, encoded by the coding sequence ATGCCTAATGCACCGAAACCCTTGACCCTGATTGTCCTTGATGGCTGGGGTTATAGCGAAGACCCAAGCTCCAACGCGATCGCCCACGCCAAAACCCCGGTTTGGGACAAGCTGTGGGCGAGCTATCCGCGTTCGCTGCTCACGTGTTCTGGCGCCGAAGTCGGCCTACCCTCTGACCAGATGGGGAATTCCGAGGTCGGACACCTGAATCTGGGGGCCGGCCGGGTGGTATACCAGGAATTCACTCGCATCAGCCGCGCCATCAAGACTGGCTCGTTTTTCACCAATCACACACTGACCAATGCCGTTGATCAGGCCATCGCCAACGGCAAGGCACTGCACATCCTGGGACTACTCTCTCCGGGCGGCGTCCATAGCCATGAAGAACATATCCAGGCCATGGCCCGCCTCGCGACTCAACGCGGCGCGCGCGAAGTGTATCTTCATGCCTTCCTCGATGGCCGCGATACCGCGCCCAAGAGCGCCGCATCCTCACTCAAGGCCATGGAACAGGTATTTACCGAATGCGGCGCCGGCCGCATCGCGTCGGTGATTGGCCGTTATTACGCCATGGACCGCGACCACCGCTGGCCACGTATTCAGGCCGCCTACGAGCTGATCACAAACGGCAAGGGCGAGTTCACTACCCCTAACGTACTGAGCGCCCTCGAAGCCGCCTACAGCCGTGGCGAAACCGATGAGTTTGTAAAGGCCACGGCCATTATCCCGGCGGGCAAGGCGCCGGTCACCATCAACGATGGCGACGTGGTGATTTTCATGAATTACCGCTCCGACCGCGCGCGCCAGATTGCCCGCGCCTTCGCCGAAGACGATTTCCCGGGTTTTGATCGCGGCACACGCCCGAAACTCGGCGCCTTCGTCAGCCTGACCGAATATCAAAGTGACCTGCCGGTACCCACGGCATTTCCACCGGAGCGGCTCGGCAACAGCTTTGGCGAATACATCGCCCGTTGCGGCCTGCGCCAATTACGCATTGCCGAAACTGAAAAGTACGCGCATGTGACGTTCTTCTTCAATGGCGGTGAAGAAAAGGTATTTCCGGGCGAAGATCGCATCCTCGTCCCCTCGCCCAACGTTGCGACCTATGACCTGCAGCCCGAGATGAGCGCTGTCGAGCTGACCGACAAGCTGGTCGCCGCCATCGAGAGCGGCAAGTACGATGCCATCATCTGCAACTACGCCAATCCCGACATGGTGGGCCATACCGGCAACTTCGATGCCGCCGTGAAGGCCATTGAGACCATCGACCTGTGCCTGGGGCGTGTCATCGCCGCCCTGCAGAAGGTGGGCGGCGAGGCGTTGATCACCGCCGATCATGGCAACGCCGAACGCATGCGCGACACCGAAACCGGCCAAGCCCACACCGCGCACACGCACAATCCGGTACCGTTTATTTACGTTGGCCGCGCTGCAACACCCTGCAACGGCCGTGGCTCGCTTGCCGATGTCGCGCCGACCATGCTTTATTTGATGGGATTGGCCGCGCCCAGCGAAATGAGCGGCCATCCGTTAATGATTTTGCAATAA
- a CDS encoding peptidoglycan DD-metalloendopeptidase family protein: MPIAVASSFLRFFVASLILATSSVSLAENLEQKTEELEQLRQNIKTIKKELSLEQIRQNTLQRELAKTEKEASRLHQELRRLDNDLRQQQQTKHDLENEIAHLDQTLQSQRQQLAVQIRANYGNSAQSPIKLLLNQEDPTAIDRLLHYHHYVQQAQAHIITKAQYNRTQLSQLEQELQHQTEKLEAIQSAQKQRHQELTAAQQQRSKLLTQSQRRADRQEQKLEQLVEDAQELSELIKRLQAKRRTQPYIPKSKSLAELKGKLLWPIEAPLRHRFGSPRNQTSLTWQGVVLDGKSGQEVQAIAPGRVAFAEWIRGYGLLLIVDHGEGYMSLYGHNQALLKEAGDEVNAGESIATVGNSGGQEIPGLYFEIRKDGKPADPALWCH, translated from the coding sequence ATGCCTATCGCCGTCGCAAGCTCATTTCTTCGTTTTTTTGTCGCCAGCCTGATACTGGCCACCTCATCAGTCAGCCTCGCCGAAAACCTTGAACAAAAAACCGAGGAACTGGAACAACTGCGGCAAAACATCAAAACCATCAAGAAAGAGCTCTCACTCGAGCAAATCCGCCAGAACACATTGCAGCGCGAATTGGCCAAAACCGAAAAAGAGGCCAGCCGCCTGCATCAAGAACTGCGCCGCCTGGACAACGATCTCCGTCAGCAGCAACAAACCAAACATGACCTTGAAAACGAGATCGCCCATCTCGACCAAACGCTGCAATCCCAGCGCCAGCAACTGGCGGTCCAAATCCGCGCCAATTATGGCAACAGCGCTCAATCGCCGATCAAGCTATTGCTCAATCAGGAAGACCCTACCGCCATCGATCGCCTGCTGCACTATCATCATTATGTACAGCAGGCCCAGGCTCACATTATCACCAAGGCCCAATACAACCGCACTCAACTCAGCCAGCTGGAACAAGAGCTACAACACCAGACTGAAAAGCTGGAGGCCATTCAGTCCGCACAAAAACAACGGCACCAGGAACTCACTGCCGCCCAGCAACAACGCAGCAAATTATTAACCCAATCCCAACGCCGCGCGGATCGTCAGGAACAAAAGCTCGAACAACTGGTCGAAGATGCACAGGAGTTGAGTGAATTGATCAAGCGCCTGCAAGCCAAGCGCCGTACTCAGCCGTACATCCCCAAGAGCAAATCCCTGGCCGAACTCAAGGGCAAACTGCTGTGGCCGATCGAAGCCCCGCTACGCCACCGTTTTGGCAGCCCGCGCAACCAAACGTCTCTCACCTGGCAAGGCGTAGTGCTTGACGGCAAGAGCGGCCAGGAGGTGCAGGCTATCGCCCCCGGACGGGTCGCCTTTGCCGAGTGGATCCGTGGCTATGGCCTGCTGCTTATTGTTGATCATGGTGAGGGTTACATGAGCCTCTATGGGCATAACCAAGCCCTGCTCAAGGAAGCCGGTGACGAAGTGAACGCCGGAGAGAGTATCGCCACTGTCGGCAACAGCGGTGGCCAGGAAATCCCCGGCCTGTATTTCGAAATCCGCAAGGATGGCAAACCAGCGGATCCGGCACTTTGGTGCCATTAA